The following coding sequences lie in one Cercospora beticola chromosome 9, complete sequence genomic window:
- a CDS encoding uncharacterized protein (antiSMASH:Cluster_1), with the protein MQIPLSPATAVAIMLAAFAPGTQAAVKHDMAIIAYRGASLGDCEYSLLHENSLGGNQVTASKFRGRRAICTNDAANGCDASLIGWKATQCVERIDVYYNDGQAPDTAQVFVNSHGLCQYRAYSDNAGGQVNRFDACFCSDVGIHDNC; encoded by the coding sequence ATGCAGATTCCCCTTAGCCCTGCCACGGCAGTGGCCATTATGCTAGCCGCTTTCGCACCCGGCACACAAGCCGCCGTCAAACACGACATGGCAATCATCGCATACAGAGGTGCCTCCTTAGGCGACTGCGAGTACTCCCTTCTACACGAGAACTCGCTCGGCGGAAACCAAGTCACAGCAAGCAAATTCCGAGGTCGTCGAGCGATTTGCACCAACGACGCAGCGAACGGCTGCGACGCTTCTCTCATCGGGTGGAAAGCAACACAGTGTGTTGAGCGCATAGATGTCTATTACAACGACGGACAAGCACCAGACACGGCTCAAGTCTTCGTCAACAGCCATGGGCTCTGCCAGTACCGGGCTTATAGCGACAACGCTGGGGGCCAGGTAAATCGCTTTGATGCTTGCTTTTGTTCGGACGTTGGCATCCATGATAATTGTTAG